The following is a genomic window from Amycolatopsis acidiphila.
CGCGCAGCACGAGCCGGGCACGGTCGGCCATGATCTCCCCCGCGTTCGACAGCACGGCGTTACGGCCCACCCGGTGGAAGAGCGCGACCCCCAGCTCGTGCTCCAGCTTGGCGATGGCGCGCGACAGCGACGGCTGGGCCACCCGCAGCGCCTTCGCGGCGTGGGTGAACCCGCCGTGCTCGACGATCGCGACGAAGTACTCGAGCTGACGTCGTTCCATAGCCGGACGCTATCGGAACGGTGTCGCAGATGTCTTGGACGCCTGCCGCCCGCACGCGGGACACTGCGGGGATGTTCCAGACCCGCCCCACGCTGCAGGGCACCTTCGGCATGGTGTCGTCCACCCACTGGCTCGCCTCGGCCACGGCGATGGCCGTCCTCGAGGACGACGGCAACGCCTACGACGCGGCTGTCGCCGCCGCCTTCGTGCTGCACGTCGCGGAGCCGCACCTCAACGGCCCCGCCGGCGAGGTGCCGATGATCGTCGCGCCCGCGGGCGCCGCGCCGAAGGTCCTTTGTGGACAGGGTCCGGCGCCGGCCGGCGCGACGATCGCCCACTACACCTCGCTCGGCCTCGACCTCGTCCCCGGCACCGGCCCGCTGGCGGCCGCCGTCCCCGGCGCGTTCGACGCCTGGCTGCTGCTGTTGCGCGACCACGGCACGAAGTCGCTGGCCGGGGTGCTGAAGTACGCGATCGGCTACGCCGAGCACGGCGTCCCGGCGGTGGAGCGGATCGGCGCGACGGTCGAGACCGTGCGCGAGCTGTTCGAGACCGAGTGGACCACCTCGGCCGAGGTCTACCTGCGGGGCGGGAAGGCACCCGCGCCCGGCGAGCTGCTGAAGAACCCCGCGCTCGCGGACACCTGGCGCCGCCTGCTCGCGGAGGCCGCCGCGGCGGGCGCCGGCCGGGAGACCCAGATCGAGGCCGCGCGGAAGGTGTGGCGCGAAGGGTTCATCGGCGAGGCGATCGCCGGGTTCGCGGCGAAGCCGACCATGGACACCTCCGGCGAGCGGCACGCGGGCACCCTCGCCGGCGACGACCTGGCGGCGTTCTCGGCAGGCTACGAGGATCCCGTCACGTTCACCTGGAACGGCTGGACCATCGCGAAGGCGGGCCTGTGGAGCCAGGGGCCGGTGTTCCTGCAACAGCTCGCCCTGCTGCCCGGCGAGCTGGACCACGGCAGCCCGGACTATTACCACACGCTCATCGAGGGCACGAAGCTCGCGATGGCCGACCGCGAGGCGTGGTACGGCGACAGCACCGACGTCTCGCTCCAGACGCTGCTTTCCCCGGCCTACAACGAATCCCGCCGTGCGCTCATCGGCGGCCAGGCCTCGTACGAGCTGCGCCCCGGCAGCCCGGACGGCCGCGAGCCGCGGCTGAGCGAGCACGCCGAGCTCGTCGCCGCCGGTGGCACGATCGGCATCCCCGCGGGCGCGGGCGAGCCGACGGTCGCCGAGGACGGCGCTACCCGGGGCGACACCTGCCACCTCGACGTGGTCGACCGCTGGGGCAACATGATCGCCGCGACCCCGAGCGGCGGCTGGCTGCAGTCCAACCCCGTCGTCCCCGGCCTCGGCTTCCCGCTCGGCACCCGGCTGCAGATGGCCTGGCTCGACCCCGGCCTGCCCAACTCGCTCGCGCCGGGCAAGCGCCCGCGCACCACGCTGAGCCCCTCGCTGGCGCTTCGGGACACCGTGCCGGTGCTGGCCTTCGGCACTCCCGGCGGCGATCAGCAGGATCAGTGGAGCACGCATTTCTTCCTCGCCGTCGCATTGGGCGGAAAAGTGCGGGGCGGGCTCGACCTGCAGGGCGCGATCGACGCCCCGAACTGGCACACCGACAGTTTCCCGAGCTCGTTCTACCCGCGCGCGATGGTGCCTGGCGCGGTCACCGTGGAATCGCGGATCGGGGCCGAGGTCGTGGCGGCGCTGGAAGGCCGCGGGCATGCCGTGACTGTCGCGGATCCCTGGTCGGAAGGGCGGTTGTGCGCTGTCGCGCGTGACCCGGAGACCGGTGTGCTCTCGGCTGCGGCCAACCCGCGGGGAATGCAGGGATACGCCGCCGGCAGATGATTCCCGCGTTTCCCGCGAGAGCGGGCCGGAATTCCCGGCCCGCTTTTTCCCATGCGATTTCCGAAAATAACGATATTAACACGTCTTAACGCATCGGAAATGGTGTCGGGGAAAAACCGTCGTACCTTGTTCCGCATGTCCCCCCGGTCTCTTTCCGCCGCGCTTGCGGTGCTGGCGACGGTGGCGCTGAGCGCGTGCGTGCCGGTGCAGCACGCGAGCGGACGCGGCGCGCACGTCGACGACTTCGGCACACCAGTGGGCGACCAGCAGGTCGCCCAGGGCGGCGAGCTCGTGATGGGCCTGTCGTCCGAGCCCGACCGCCTCGACCCGACCACGTCCAGCTCGCTCTACACGCGCTACGTGATGAGCACGATCTGCGAGAAGCTCTACGACATCGACGCGACCAGCAACATCGTGCCGCAGCTGGCGACCGCCCTGCCGACGGTCTCGCCCGACGGCCTCACGGTGACCATCCCGGTCCGCACCGGGATCGTGTTCGCCGACGGCACGCCGTTCGACGCCCAGGCCGTGGCGACCAGCCTGCAGCGGCACTTCTCGCTCAAGACCTCCCAGCGCACCAGCGAAATGGGGCCGGTCAAGAACATCGAGGCGACGGACGCGAGCCACGTCGCCATCTCCTACAAGCGGCCCTTCGCGCCCATCACCGCCGCGCTGGCCGACCGCGCCGGGATGATCATGTCCCCGGCGGCGCTGGCGAAGGAGGGCGACAACTTCGGCGACCACCCGGTGTGCGTGGGGCCGTTCGAGTTCGTCAAGCGGGTGCCGCAGACCTCGATCACCGTGACGCGCGACCCGCTGTACTACGACGCGAAGGACGTCCACCTCGACACGATCACCTACCGGATCATGTCGGACGCGAACATCCGCGCGGCGAACCTGCGCTCGGGCGACATCCAGGTCGCCGACACGATCTCGCCACAGGACGTGGACGCGCTGGCCAAGGACCCGGACCTGCGGGTGCTGCAGTCGCCGTCGCTGGGCTACCAGGGCATCACGCTCAACACCGGCAACGTCGACGGCGTCGGCAAGCCCACCAAGCCGATCGGCACCCCGATCGCGCAGGACCCGCGTGTCCGCGAGGCGTTCTCCCTCGCGATCGACCGGCAGACGCTGGTGGACACGGTCTTCAACAACTGGTTCGACCCCACCTGCTCCCCCGTCGCGCCGCAGACCCCGTACGCCTCGCCCGCCGCCAACGCCTGTCCGGCGTTCGACCCGCAGAGGTCGCGGCAGCTGCTGGCCGAGGCGGGGGTCCGGATCCCCTATCCGGTTTCGATGCAGGTGTCCAACACCCAGGACCAGCTGCGCTACGCCCAGGCACTGCAGGCGAGTGTCGCGGAGGGCGGGTTCGACCTGAAGGTCGTGCCGGTCGAGTACTCGACGCTGCTGGACGTGCAGAAGCGGGGCACCTTCGAGGCGCTGATGCTCGGCTGGTCCGGCCGGATCGACCCGGACGCCAACACCTCGCGGTTCCTCTCCACCGGCGCGGGCGGCAACTACGGCGGGTTCAGCTCGTCCACTTTGGACAAACTGCTGGCTTCGGCCTCCCGCACCACCGACGTCGGGCAGCGGGCCACCCTGTACGGCCAGGCCGTGCAGCTCATCCATCAGCAGAACCCCATCGTGTACACCTACCGGCTGCGCAACCTCACCGTGGAGTCCACCCGCGTCGCGGGCGTCGAGGTGTACTCCGACGGCGTGGTCCGGCTCGGCAAGGCCGCGTTCGTGAAGAACCAGGAGGGCTGAACGGTGCTGCGCTACCTGTGCCACCGGCTGTGGCAGTCCGCGGTGACGCTCGTGCTCGCCTCGATCGTCGTGTTCGTCGGCGTGCGTGCGCTGCCGGGCGACCCCGCGACCGCGATGGCGGGCGAGCAGGCCGACCCGGCGGCGATCGCCGCGGTCCGGGCGCAGCTCGGCCTGGACGAGCCGTTGCCGGTGCAGTACCTCAAGTTCGCCGGGCACGCGCTCACCGGCGACTTCGGCCGCTCGGCCCGCACCGGGACCCCGGTGCGCGAGATGATCGGCGCGACGCTGCCGGTCACCGTGCAGCTCGCGGTGTACGCGATGCTCATCGCGGTGCTCGCCGGGATGGCCGGTGGTGTCGTCGCCGCGGTGTTCCGCGGGCGCTGGCCGGAGTGGGCGGCCAACGGCTTCTCGCTGTTCGCGCTGTCGGTGCCGACGTTCTGGCTCGGCATCCTCGCGGTGCTCTACCTTTCGGTGCAACTGGGCTGGTTCCCCGCGTCGGGCTACGTCTCCCCGTTCGACCATCCGCTGCGCGGGCTCTACTACCTGACGCTGCCCGCGGTGATCCTCGGCCTGGCGCACGCCGCGGTGGTGCAGCGGCAGACGCGCTCGTCGATGGTCGAGACGCTGACCGCAGACTTCGTGCGCACCGCGCGGGCGAAGGGGCTCGGCCGGGGCGCGGTGGTCTTCCGCTACGGGCTGCGCAACAGCCTCATCGTGGTCACCACGATCGTCGGGCTGCAGCTCGGCGGGCTCATCGCGGGCGCGGTGGTCACCGAGCGGATCTTCAGCCTGCCCGGCATCGGGAAGCTGACCCTGGACTCGGTGTTCAGCCGCGACTACCCGGTGATCCAGGCCGTCGTGCTGGTGATCACCACCTCCTACATCGTGATCAACCTGCTCGTCGACCTCCTCTACACGGTCATCGACCCACGCCTGCGAGTGTCCGGGAGGACCCGATGACGATCGTCGCCGAGAGCCCCGCTCCCCTGGCCCGGGTGCGCGGGCGGGCGCTGCGCAAGGTGGTGCGCAACCCGATGGGCGTGGTCGGCGGCGCGCTGCTGCTGATCGTGGTCGTCGCCGGGGTGTTCGCGCCGCTGCTGGCGCCGTACCCGCCGACCGAG
Proteins encoded in this region:
- a CDS encoding gamma-glutamyltransferase family protein, whose protein sequence is MFQTRPTLQGTFGMVSSTHWLASATAMAVLEDDGNAYDAAVAAAFVLHVAEPHLNGPAGEVPMIVAPAGAAPKVLCGQGPAPAGATIAHYTSLGLDLVPGTGPLAAAVPGAFDAWLLLLRDHGTKSLAGVLKYAIGYAEHGVPAVERIGATVETVRELFETEWTTSAEVYLRGGKAPAPGELLKNPALADTWRRLLAEAAAAGAGRETQIEAARKVWREGFIGEAIAGFAAKPTMDTSGERHAGTLAGDDLAAFSAGYEDPVTFTWNGWTIAKAGLWSQGPVFLQQLALLPGELDHGSPDYYHTLIEGTKLAMADREAWYGDSTDVSLQTLLSPAYNESRRALIGGQASYELRPGSPDGREPRLSEHAELVAAGGTIGIPAGAGEPTVAEDGATRGDTCHLDVVDRWGNMIAATPSGGWLQSNPVVPGLGFPLGTRLQMAWLDPGLPNSLAPGKRPRTTLSPSLALRDTVPVLAFGTPGGDQQDQWSTHFFLAVALGGKVRGGLDLQGAIDAPNWHTDSFPSSFYPRAMVPGAVTVESRIGAEVVAALEGRGHAVTVADPWSEGRLCAVARDPETGVLSAAANPRGMQGYAAGR
- a CDS encoding ABC transporter permease, with amino-acid sequence MLRYLCHRLWQSAVTLVLASIVVFVGVRALPGDPATAMAGEQADPAAIAAVRAQLGLDEPLPVQYLKFAGHALTGDFGRSARTGTPVREMIGATLPVTVQLAVYAMLIAVLAGMAGGVVAAVFRGRWPEWAANGFSLFALSVPTFWLGILAVLYLSVQLGWFPASGYVSPFDHPLRGLYYLTLPAVILGLAHAAVVQRQTRSSMVETLTADFVRTARAKGLGRGAVVFRYGLRNSLIVVTTIVGLQLGGLIAGAVVTERIFSLPGIGKLTLDSVFSRDYPVIQAVVLVITTSYIVINLLVDLLYTVIDPRLRVSGRTR
- a CDS encoding ABC transporter substrate-binding protein, translating into MSPRSLSAALAVLATVALSACVPVQHASGRGAHVDDFGTPVGDQQVAQGGELVMGLSSEPDRLDPTTSSSLYTRYVMSTICEKLYDIDATSNIVPQLATALPTVSPDGLTVTIPVRTGIVFADGTPFDAQAVATSLQRHFSLKTSQRTSEMGPVKNIEATDASHVAISYKRPFAPITAALADRAGMIMSPAALAKEGDNFGDHPVCVGPFEFVKRVPQTSITVTRDPLYYDAKDVHLDTITYRIMSDANIRAANLRSGDIQVADTISPQDVDALAKDPDLRVLQSPSLGYQGITLNTGNVDGVGKPTKPIGTPIAQDPRVREAFSLAIDRQTLVDTVFNNWFDPTCSPVAPQTPYASPAANACPAFDPQRSRQLLAEAGVRIPYPVSMQVSNTQDQLRYAQALQASVAEGGFDLKVVPVEYSTLLDVQKRGTFEALMLGWSGRIDPDANTSRFLSTGAGGNYGGFSSSTLDKLLASASRTTDVGQRATLYGQAVQLIHQQNPIVYTYRLRNLTVESTRVAGVEVYSDGVVRLGKAAFVKNQEG